In Pseudorca crassidens isolate mPseCra1 chromosome 17, mPseCra1.hap1, whole genome shotgun sequence, the DNA window tgtttataacaactttattcataactaccaaatcttggaaataatcaagatgtccttcagtagatgaatgtaTGAATAAACCATAGTATGTCCAGGCAACGGAATATtcttcagtgctaaaaagaaatgagctattaagccatgaaacaatatggaggaaacttaaatgaatattattaagtgaaagaagttgaTCTGACAAGACCCATACTAtataattccaattatatgacattctggaaaaggcaaacctCTGGAGATAGTGAAAATGACAGTGGTTGACAGAGTTGTGGGAAGGTGGTGAGAGTGCCAGAGAAAgatgaataggcaaagcacagaggatttttaggacagtaaaaatactctgtatgatgttATAAGGATGAACACATGTCATTATACTTTTGTCCAAATACATAGAACatacaataccaagagtgaaccctcaGGTAAAATACGGACTTTGGGTGGTTGTAAtgtatcagtgtaggttcatccttagtaaaaaatgtaccactctggtgagtgatgttgataacaGGGGAGTCTATGCCtgtgtgggggcagggagtatgTGAGAAATTGCTGTAactttcaattttgttgtaaatatAAAACCTCTAAAAAAATTGTcttaaacacaaaacaaactaaaaacaaatgaaaaagtaaaagccATTATTAATTTAGAACACAAAGTTATCCCTGCACGAAGActgaggatttttattttcttgttcactGAATTTATAATAGCAAGTTTACACGGAATGATACACCACCCACAGTCTATGTATCTATGCAACAGTCCAGAGTGAATAAACATTATTACTACACCATTAACATAAGCAACAATTAAAAACTACTATTGTAACATGACTTTATCAGTTTTTCTTAGCAACTTGCTTGCCTACAGAAAATCCTGTCCTTTGCAGAATCCTCTATCTCAACCATTTCTGGGAAGCCCTTAGGATACTTACAAATCAATCGTGTGCTTGGCAGATACTGTTCAATGGAATACACGGTGTAGTGATACTAAACACACCCatagtattttaatttctttttttcttttctaaagtcTGGGTGTGCTCATGGGAGCTTGCTGCCTATGTGACGATCTTCCATCATTCTGGtatggggtagggggtgggggggactgaAAAATATGGTTACTTTAGAAAAGCATTCTCATGAATTATTCActatgtaaaagaaggaaattagatttTGATTGCTTGTGACCACCCCACTTCTGATTGTTTTTAAGTAAAGCAACACCATTTAGATCTGGATAAATTTAGAGCTTATAATATAGTTCAGGAACTGGATGAATTTTCTCAGTATGGGGAGCACAGTTTGGattggtgccttttttttttttttttttttttttttgccgtacacggacctcatactgttgtggcctctcccgttgaggagcacaggctccagacgcacaggctcagcggccatggctcacgggcccagccgctccgtggcatgtgggatcttcctggaccggggcacgaacccgtgttccctgcatcggcaagtgaactctcaaccactgtgccaccagggaagcccggagcctAATTTTTAAGAGGTCTGTGGAAATCCACACTATGCTCTCATTTAGGGGATGGAATGAGTGAGGTTAAATgatcatttattaattaaatctGGTGTCCAGATTCCTGGTGGATAATtgaatttactgtttgtttttcattcttacaAAACATTTGAAATGAGAAAGCTGGGGTACTTTACCATTActtggcattttttacagaattagaacaaaaaaaatgttaaaatttgtatggagacacaaaagaccctgaatacccaaagcaatcttgagggaaaaaaaagggaactggaggagtcagactccctgactttagactatactacaaagctacagtaatcaagacaatatggtactggcacaaaaacagaaatatagatcaatggaacaggatcggaagcacagagataaacccatgcacatatggtcaccttatctttgataaaggaggcaagaatacacaatggagaaaagacagcctcaataagtggtgctggaaaacaaaaagaatgaaattaggacactccctaacaccatacacaaaaataaactcaaaatggattaaagacttaagtgtaagaccagacactataaaactcttagaggaaaacataggaagaacactctttgacataaatcacaccaagatcttttttgatacacctcctagagtaatggcaataaaaacaaaaataaacaaatgggacctaatgaaacttaaaagcttttgcacagtaaaggaaactgtaaacaagacaaaaagacaaacctcagaatgggagagaatattcgcaaatgaatcaacggacaaaggattaatctccaaaatatataaacagctcatgcagctcaatattcaaaatggaaacaacccaatcaaaaaatgggcagaagacctaaataaacatttctccaaagaagaccttcagctggccaagaggcatgtgaaaagctgctcaacatcactaattattagagaaatgcaaattaaactataatgaggtatcacctcacaccagttagaatgggcatcatcagaaaatctacaaacaacaaatgctggagagggtgaggagaaaagggaaccctcttgcactgttggtgggaatgtaaattgatacagccactatggacaacagtatggaggttccttaaaaaaccaaaaatagaattaccatatgacccagcaataccactactgggcatatatccagaaaaatacataattcaaaaagacacatgcaccccaatgttcaatgcagcactatttacaatcgccaggtcatgaaatcaacctaaatgcccatcgacaaatgagtggataaagaagatatggtacatatatacaatggaatattactcagccataaaaaggaatgaaattgggtcatttgtagagatgtggatggacctagagactgtcatacagagtgaagtaagtcagaaagagaaaaacaaatatcatatattaacacctatatgtggaatctagaaaaatggtacagataaaccagtttgcaaggcagaaatagagacacagatgtagagaacaaatgtatggatatcaagcggggaaagcggggtggggggtggtggtggtggtgggatgaactgggaactgggattgacatatacacactaatatgtataaaataggtaactaataagaacctgctgtataaaaataaataaataaatattttttaaatgccattacttattttgttttaatttccaggtAATTCCTGAGACAGTACTGCCCCAAAGAGCCTTTGCAATTACTTAAGAATATACAAGATAATTCTTATGTTCCTCAATTCAAATGAACCACATAATTGCAATTTTAATAGAAACTCCAGAAATGGGAGTCAAAATTTATCCCAAGATAATTACACTGCTGTACTCTACACTGTGATAAATATGTATGAAAATAATAGGAGGAAATTCAATTCACTGAATATTAAACTgtcaaaatagaaatatttaaaatattctgtaatggtTAAAAATAAGTTGTACTCTAAGTTCAATGACCATTTGCCAGGAAGAACCAAAGTTGAGAAATTTCTATGAAAAACATGACTCAAAGGAAAAACCGCAGAGTCTGGCAATGAAGGAAATGATCTGATACCATTCCCAATTGGTTATTCCTAAAAATCACTTGTCCTGGGTATCTTTAAAAGGAAGTTTTCTGGACTCAGAGGGTAATAGCACCTTCCTGAAAGCTGCAGCTTCTTTCTCACCTTGAAGAATAATTCTAGAAAGCTCCCAAAATGTGTGATGCATTTGTAGGTACCTGGAAACTTGTCTCCAGTGAAAACTTTGAAGATTACATGAAAGAAGTGGGTAAGGAAATACATTGGCTGGGTTTATAACTTTTTCTCTGGGGAAGAGTGCTTTATGGCTGTTTTTCACTCTGGAAGCACTGGCCAGACATGAAATTCTGCTTTCTATATAGAGGCGATAAAAGTAACATGTGTgaatcatttgtttctagaaacATTCTAGATGGAAGTCACAACTAATGCTTCCTTAAGGTGAACTAATATGAAAAAGggtataaatggaattgttatgTTGTACAGAAATGCCAAGATTTTATTTGATTGATAAACTTGAGTATCTTTGGTTTACTtgactctctgtctctttttattgattccttttgcatataaaataagcaataacttggaaataaaactgtatttcctAGCATGCAATAATTTCCATTTGAAACTGAAAGCACTGCATTTCTCATCTTAATGTAATTTTTTGAGTAATGTATGTTAGCCAATTGTTTTAAGGTCAATCCATTAAAATGTGTGGTTGTTTTATGGGAGAAAAAGTCTCAATTTCAGAAAATATGTTCCTTAAAAGtcttaaatatttgtttgatttaaaattatatggGATGCCATAGAATTATTGATAATAGAGGCTTTCAGGTTTTTAGGTTCTGGTAACATTGCCTGTGTGTTCCCCAGATAATTACAAAGTTAAAGCAAAGGAGTAGAGAGGCAGTATTTCACTCAGGCAGCCACGGCCATGCATTATCAAGTTGTATCCAGGGGTTGCAAATtggggagggatttttttttcacaatatCTTTATTAGAGGTTATGATTGAATCCCTAAATCTCAAGACTTAACCTTCTTCTAAATCTTATAGTATATTTTTTGCTTGTGTATAACTACTGTTTTCCTTGTTTGCAGACAAGAGGGAAATCAGGGACTTCAACATGAGTGAAACCTAGCTTTGTAGAATATCAACTGGTTGTAATTCAATAAACTAATTAATATGCACTGATACAGATATGTCTGTATTTGAGGCTATTTActatttttagaaacattttacacttttaatatttatatttaaattcttataccactgtgttttaaaatgataAGGTATTGATGATAATGAAAGACAATAAAATACCTCCTGAAATTAGCTTCTCTAGTTGATTACCTTCAGTCAGCAGGTATTGTTTTCAACCGTCAAATGAGGACAGAATCAAGCCAGTGGAGAGAATGATTTTCATAAGCTTGGCCAGTCTGGAACCACACCGGGGGTTGCATCCATTCACTATGTTGACTCACTCCATGTATTTGAGGTTATTATATTTTGTAACAGAGACAGGACTTGCTGAAACAGCATATTATCTTCCCACTCGTTGCTGCTTTCGGACGGGGAGCTAAATCAGAGCTTCGGTATTGCTTGTTTTGTACGATATTTGCCTCCCTGATCCCCACTATTCCTAAATTTTGGTATCTATAAGTAGTCAAAAAAGTATTGTAGATTTATgcacatgcatttaaaaaatacaacacatctATAGCAGTCGTAAATTATAATTTATGCAGCGACAGTAAGTTACTGCTTGCTGTCTACATTAGGTTGTAAATTGTTCGTCCCATAACTGCCACACATCCCAAAAAATACACTCCTCTTTTTCAAAAAGAGGATTTTGCCACTTAAGTGATTGGGAATCAAAGTATTAATTTCTGAACTTACTAAAATAGTGATTTCTTAAACTTTGAAGTTTTCACAATTGATGCCTAAGCCCTCTTTAGCACCTTCTATAGTTTATTGGGAACATCACCATTCTAAAATGTTATGCATGCAGGAAACATTTTGACTTTTGGAAAAATTAATCGAAATCTTCATTTCATGGTGGAGTAATTTGGAAAAGCCAAGAAAACTAGACTTGACAGCAAATGCCATGAAATGTGAATTTTGGACACCCaaacagattaattttttttttttttttttttctttgcgatacatgggcctctcactgttgtggcctctcccgttgcggagcacaggctccggacgcacaggctcagcggccatggctcacgggcctagccgctccgcggcatgtgggatcttcccggaccggtgcacaaacccgcgtcccctgcatcggcaggcggactctcaaccactgcgccaccaaggaagcccccaaacAGATTAATTTTTAATCGAGTAACTGTATAGTGGTCCCCCAAATCCTATTGTCTTTGACTATGGATTAGATCACTTTTGTTATCTAAGAAGGAAAGGTAGAGATTCCCAAGTGTTTCATGAACTAAAATGAGAGTGGCTGCCCTCATGGTTAAGATGGCCAGTTATTTCGAGAGTgcagtgacttttaaaatatgtatgtctCACAAGACTTAATCTTTGTACATATTCTTGTGGAAAATTAATAATGGGTCTCCTAAAGACTTGTATCTGAAACCCGGAAGTGGAAATTTAAAGAACAGACTTACATCTAATTGTGCCTCAGGCATTCTTTAAGTATTAGCCTACTTTACTTATCTGCAGGAGATGTTTACATAAGACCTTTAAGAAACTCACTGGAGTCTTTCACATTTTATGCACACGTGCacccacctacacacacacacacacacacacacacacacacacacacacacacacacactactgctCTTTCTTAAATAAAGATGTGAGAGAAAATTGTAaacttgacatttttcttttcccaactATAGGAGTGGGCTTTGCTACCAGGAAAGTGGCCGGCATGGCCAAACCCAATGTGATCATCAGTGTGAATGGGGATGTGATCACCATTAAATCAGAAAGTACCTTTAAAAATACTGAGATTTCCTTCAAATTGAGCCAGGAATTTGAGgaagtcactgcagatgacaGGAAAGTCAAGGTGAGAAATAGGGAATTGGAGCAGAGTAAACGCTGGTTTCTAAATGACCGCTGCCTACAAGAAGCCATTTTGTAAAAGGAGGAAACCCATTCCACCGTAAGCCAAAGATCCCTGACTCCTAGATCTGAACTACGTTGCCTTCAATATTTAGCTGGtgaattttctccctttctataAAATGGTccttattagtttaaaaaatgattaacataatttatttgtcataccatatgtatatatatatagtatttgaaGTGAATTAAAATAACGTAACAGTGTTAGAGAACGTTTATaaaagagtgggaaaaaaaggtaaaaatcacCTATGATTCTACTATctcaacataaatttattatctatATTCTTTCACAGTATTTTTTCAAGTGCATGTTTGTATAATATTCTGatcataatatacatataattttgtaCGTTGTTTTTGGCACTCATTGTTTCCTTGTTGCAACATTTTCTTGtaatttaaaattactaattaCCTCAAAATATTCCTGCAAATAAAAgtgctctatttttaaattttattttcctccatcATTATAATCACTTTTTTATTATGCCCGCAGAGCACCGTAATCTTAGATGAAGGTGCCCTGGTGCAGGTGCAGAAGTGGGATGGAAAATCAACCACCATAAAGAGAAAACGAGTGGATGACAAACTGGTGGTGGTGAGTATCTTCTGGCTACTTAATTCTAGATTCTACTGCTAGGTCATCCCATAATCGTTATTCTACCTAGAGAAACAGATAATTGTCCTTGTAGAACAAAAGGTTACTCTATTGGGATTATGGTTTCACTCTGGCAATTATCCTTCATACTTTTAAGCTCAGTGTAGGTATACTGTCCCCCAGGAAGCATTCCCTCATCCCTCTCAATATGAACCATATTGTATTGTGCATTTCTAATTATGTTTCTCACTCACCACATAGATTGTAAGATTCCTTGAGGGCAAGACttatatcttcttgatctttATATTTCCCTAGCTTATTACAATATCAGGTATATAATAAGAGCCCAGAGCAAATATCTTTTGATGAATATTGTTTCCTTCCCAACATTGAAggagacaataaacaaaatataagtgGTTTAGTCCCAGGGATttaccaataattttttttgtgcCTAGGAATGTATCATGAATTGTGTCACTGCTACCAGAGTTTATGAGAAAGCATAAGCCAAAGGATATTGAGCTGGACTGAAGTTTGCATcaaactctatgacattctgttGGGTGTGTTGTCCAAACATATATTATTTCCCACTAATTAGCAATCAACTAATTTTCCCCCAGACTGATTTTATTCGATATGGTTGTGTTggttaaataaaactttttagatTTATAAGGCTGTGTAATGATTTATTCATTGTGCTAGATAATTTCTTACTTATAATTTagtgaaggaaatagaaaattgtATTATTGCTTTGTTTCTagtacatgatttttaaaataataatccaagatgaaaaaaaaatagtgaacttTCCATTGTCTTAGGAAGAAAATGATGATAAATATGTGCTATTACTGAATATGAAGTCCTTCTTTAACATAACTACAGTCAAGTAATAATTTCTCAGAGACCTAAGGTAGTTTTAAATGTAGTGAAATTGTCCACAGTCAGCTGGCCCAAGTACTGTCATTTCACATATATCTGTCCTAGAGCATTAAGACAGAGACAAGTGTAGTAGCAATGCAGAGGGTAGAAAAAGATTTCTAGGCTATAAGttttaatctgaaaaattattaGTAAACCAAGCTATCCCTGGAATCTCTCAAGAATTAAGTCCAAATAATCCCATAATGTTTATTCCATAAAAGAAGTGACAGGCTTGTAATGATGCAAATGTTCCTGTAGTcatttccaaatttttcttttattcttatcaGTGGAACTTTTTATTCAAGTAAGATATTGACTATGTTCTGGAACTTTCTATTCAAATAAAATCTCCATGGAAttccaatatataaaacaaacaaaaatgataataaagcctcccaggtaggggtgtgtgttcatttgtgtgtgtgtgtgtgtgtgtgagtgtgggtggcTGTGTGTGAGATTTGTTTCTTCTGTACTTTGTGGAACTTCAAAGCACCTCTACAGATCATTGGAGTTCCATGTACACAGACTGAAATTTCCAAACCACATACTTACCTTTTATAGTAAGCCAAAATCTTTTAAAGTGTGTCCTGTAGTTGATATAATTCTGTTTGTGATGCTTCCTTTAAAAGtaagtttattattttctgaatacCTATCGTATGTGTAATACCAAGATACGGAGAAACCAGAAGAGGTAAATTAAGTTCCTGATTACAATTATTTACTTCCTTTTCAAAAACATAGAGTTAGACTCTCACTTTGGCTTTACTCAAGAATTGGAGAATTCAAAAAGAGAAGATTTGTAGGAACTGATTAGGAAAATTCTTGGTaaaccaatatttattaagcacttactatggtCCATGCATTTTGCatgttctatttaatttattatcaAAATAATCCTATGATGAGGATTTGGTATTgctgtttacagatgagaaaactgagttcaAAGTTTAAGTCTATAAAACTAAGTAGGGAATAGACATAGGAATTTGATATTCAAGAGGGTGATCCTGGCTGGGATATAGATCTAGGAGCCATCAATATTCAATATTCATAAATGGTGATGAGATCattcaaggagaaaggaaagttagaaagaagaaaatagttgaagaCGTCCAAGAGGATGTCCCAGGCACCTCAACGCAATATGTTCCACACTAA includes these proteins:
- the LOC137210290 gene encoding fatty acid-binding protein, adipocyte; protein product: MCDAFVGTWKLVSSENFEDYMKEVGVGFATRKVAGMAKPNVIISVNGDVITIKSESTFKNTEISFKLSQEFEEVTADDRKVKSTVILDEGALVQVQKWDGKSTTIKRKRVDDKLVVECIMNCVTATRVYEKA